Proteins encoded together in one Telopea speciosissima isolate NSW1024214 ecotype Mountain lineage chromosome 4, Tspe_v1, whole genome shotgun sequence window:
- the LOC122657771 gene encoding U3 small nucleolar RNA-associated protein 21 homolog gives MKVDEIKLKPVVAFDCAEIRERDWCNVVTCHMDTPRAYVWRLQNFVLGEHILTPCSDNQTPIKTCAISACGNFAVLGTEGGWIERFNLQSGISRGSYIDINERSSGAHDSEVVGVACDATNTLMMSAGYRGDVKIWDFKGRDLKSRLEVGCSVVKLVYHRSNGLLATVADDMVLRVFDIVALRIVRKFEGHTDRITDLCFSEDGKWLLSSSMDGSLRIWDVILARQIDAVQVDVAITALSLSPNMDVLATSHVDQNGVFLW, from the exons ATGAAG GTGGATGAAATAAAATTGAAGCCTGTTGTTGCATTTGATTGTG CTGAGATCCGTGAACGTGATTGGTGCAATGTTGTAACTTGCCATATGGATACTCCACGGGCATATGTGTGGAGGCTTCAGAACTTTGTCCTTGGTGAGCACATCCTAACACCATGCTCGGACAATCAAACACCCATTAAG ACTTGTGCAATCAGTGCTTGTGGTAATTTTGCTGTTCTGGGGACGGAAGGTGGTTGGATTGAGAGATTTAATCTCCAATCCGGAATCAGCCGAGGCAGCTACATAGACATTAATGAAAGAAGCAGTGGTGCCCATGACAGTGAAGTGGTTGGAGTTGCTTGTGATGCTACAAATACCCTCATGATGAGTGCTGGATATCGTGGAGATGTAAAG ATCTGGGATTTCAAGGGGCGTGATTTGAAATCCAGATTGGAAGTTGGTTGCTCTGTGGTCAAGTTAGTTTATCATCGATCCAATG GGCTTTTGGCAACTGTAGCCGATGATATGGTTCTCCGTGTGTTTGACATTGTTGCCTTAAGAATTGTCCGTAAATTTGAAGGCCATACAGATCGAATTACTGATTTGTGTTTCAGTGAGGATGGGAAATGGCTTTTGTCATCCAGTATGGATGGAAGTCTTAGAATTTGGGATGTTATCCTCGCAAGACAGATTGATGCAGTACAAGTGGATGTGGCTATCACGGCATTGTCCCTGTCACCCAATATGGATGTTTTGGCCACTTCTCATGTTGATCAAAATGGTGTCTTTCTGTGGTAA